From the Brachyhypopomus gauderio isolate BG-103 chromosome 5, BGAUD_0.2, whole genome shotgun sequence genome, one window contains:
- the LOC143514590 gene encoding uncharacterized protein LOC143514590, which translates to MNTASWAGGDRLKGVAMFTFCSKQDLSLSSLVDLHVLGCLEWESRSKTRMPWGKQLTESEELMLQDYTQDSGSSGLHPGLEFHSFLYTGGE; encoded by the exons AT gaataCTGCAAGCTGGGCAGGAGGAGACAGACTGAAGGGTGTAGCCATGTTCACCTTCTGTAGCAAGCAGGACTTGTCACTGTCATCGCTGGTGGACCTGCACGTGCTGGGCTGTCTGGAGTGGGAGAGCAG ATCCAAGACCAGAATGCCATGGGGAAAACAGCTGACAGAATCAGAAGAACTGATGTTACAG GACTACACTCAGGACTCAGGGAGCTCGGGACTACACCCAGGACTGGAATTTCACAGTTTTCTCTATACTGG TGGTGAGTAA